From the genome of Aspergillus oryzae RIB40 DNA, chromosome 4:
GCGAGCTGCTCTAACCGGCCCACTAGGACTACAGCATGCTTAAAAGCTCGATCAAGTTGACTGCCATTCTCGGGCATAAACCTCAATCGTTCCTCTGCGATACCGTCCAAGATATCTGTCGTCGATCGTACACTGTCGAACACTTCTTTCGCTGGAGCGTCTAGCTGAGGTCGCACTCGGGAGGCGATTTGATCACTAGCTCGGTGGAGGGCATCCAGCTTTCGAGCGTCACCCGCGCTCCCATCCTCCCCCGTTCCGGAGATCGCACTGTGGAATATGTCCTGCCGGAAGGACGGATACCCGGCGGTGGGAAGAACGACCTCTGCCGACATTTCAACTCAACGCGGCCCTTCTTTCAAAATACCGAGTTCGCGCATGTAAGAAGAATGTAGTTGATTGATTAGCTGAGAGGTGCGCCAGATTGGTTTTCATTGAAGATCCAGGTCTTGTCAACCAGGTGTTGGGATATGTGGTGGTCTCGGTTGACATCATCAATGAGGAGAGTGTTCGCAGATGAGTGCACGCAAGCGGAAGTCATCTGGATGATAGCATCGGTACCTCACCACCAATCCATAAAGACAGGATATTGATGGATCATTGGACAATCGGTGAACCATTCAGAGCTTTTTTCTAGAAGTGTGACGACATCATGTCTTCCATAGTATGGGAATGAATGGTCCAACATCATGAACCGAGTTGAACCCGTGATGACTTACCCCAATGGTCCACTACATAGCTCTAGACGCCGAATCTAGCTCCGGAGTACAATTTGGCATTCAGCTGCCTCAAGCATTCCCAACTCGAATCCTGTTTTAAATGAGTGTTGACCACaatggatggatgttggTTTCTGGTACAATCGCCCATATAAGGTTTCTTCCCCACACCCCGCATCATACATTTTATCCGCGCACATCCGGTCCTCTATTACGTATATACCATAAGCTTGAACTAAGGACAACTGCCTCCAGTCGGATTGAGTATGCTGTGACTCAAGTGTCTCTTGGAAAAGCGTGAGACAGACATCCTGGACTAGAGGAACCCACCTAGGTCTACCCTTCCTAGAGCCAGTCTATAAGGCCTAATCAGTTTACCAATACTTCAGTCTGCGCCTTCTACAAACAGGTGTCTTACGAATCCTTCCAACATCCTGGTAATCTCATGTGTACTCTATCTATTTTCAGCGCAATCGTATCCCCTTTCCTGCGCACTCGCCTAGCACCAGCTGCCAAGGAGGACCAAGACGAAACCTATAAGCTCACTTAATAACACATGCTATGCCAAGTATATTAGATAAAAATCTGCTTATATTAGGCCCCTGTTAATATGCTCAAACTCAAAACCCACCTCATCCGTTAGCACTAAAGTAATCTACAGGAGTCGGAAGatcaccgaagaagaggtttcCACCCCCTAACGCTACCTTTCGAGGATTAGAGTGTCAAATGAGTCGTACAGATTGGCAAGCCAGGAGCCGGGCGAATCTGTAGTGCGTTATGGCAATATAAATGGCTCCAGGCCAAGACCGAGGTTGGACGGGAATCCTTCAAATAGTGTATTCGCAACGGGTTTCCTGCGTGTTCAGGACTAGCACAATCGGCTTGCCGAGCAAATAGTTGGGATGAACAGGAACATGTGGGATAATTTAATATAGATTTCATACTATGGGATTTGATATAGCCTGATTGGGGGAGTGTGGCTAAGCTATGGTCTCTATTGGAGATTACGGTGCAAAGCTCCCATGAgggagatggaagaaaaaaaaatcaggCAaaaataagagaaaggagagatgTAGTACATATGCCATATTCCACAAATTATGCATCAAAGAAGAGCAGTGCCCTGGTGCCCTGGTGCCCGGTGGTTGTATAACTCTATGCAGTCTTCTAGGCCAACCGATGCATCTGTCATGCAACGCTCAGATGTTCTCCTGCAGAAACTTTCAGGTACATTTGGGGGGCACCTCTAGGCAGTCAGGTACTTAGCTCTAGCCGAGCCAATGGCACTGGACATCCAGGAGGAGACCTGATGGATAACGCGTCGTGCTAACAGATTTAATCTATTGCGGGCAAGCACGTGTTCCTCCTGTTGGCGGAGATCAGCTGCCGATTTGCCCTAATTGTCAATGATCGTCTCTTTCGGCAGCGACGGAATATTTACTGGAAAAGTACTCATTCACTCTCGCAACATGAGAAATGAACTGAAAGAAAGTCCTATATAAAGGACGTCTTTTCCGCGATGAGATCTATTGAACAATTACCTTTCGTATCCGAACCGTTGCCATGCATTTCCCTCTCACTCTCGCTGTGCTGCCCCTTGCAGCTCAGGCTGTGAACATCATTTCCGCCAACGACGACGGGTGGGCCGAGAAGAACATCCGGACTCTCTACGACACCTTGACCGCGGATGGTCACTCGGTCGTGATTTCGGCGCCAGCGGAAAACAAGAGCGGAACAGGCATGTTCTCCCCTTTACTCACCCAGCCACTCACACTGGATCTAACCAATTACACATCTAGGCTCCTCGGACGCAGACCCTACGGTATTGACCGAAGCCTGCGAATTTGACAGCTGCCCAGAAGGCAGCCCCGCAGTGGGAAACAACGCTACCCAGCCGCGCTGGAACTACGTGAACTCGTACCCCGTCACGTCGATCAAATATGGTATCCAGAACCTCTCCACCACCTATTTCAACGGCAAGCCCGACCTGGCCGTCACCGGTCCAAACGTCGGCGCCAATCTGGGAGTGGCGAACGCCATTTCCGGCACCGTAGGCGCCGCCTGCTACGCCGCACACGACGCGGGTATTCCAGCAATCGCTTTCTCCGGATCCAGCGGTTCTGCAACCGCATGGGATGATCCCACGCCCGAGTACGCTACGATCTACGCCCAGCTGGCCACCAAGGTCGTCGACAAGGTCGTGGCTGCCGGCACTCCCTACCTCCCCGAGGACGTTTACCTTAACGTCAACTTCCCCAAGGTGGATGATTGCGCCAGCGTCGACGACTACAAGTTTGTGCTCTCGCGCATTTACACCGCTGTGCCGCTTTTTTCAggcgatgatgtcgaaaCCTGCAGTAACGATAAGCGACTGCCGACTGAGACCAAGGTCACGGGTTCGGGTTGCTACGTGAGTATCTCCGTGGGCAATGCGTCGAACAAGAGGGATGCGAATGCTGCGGTGCAGGGAGAGGTGCTGAACAAGTTGGGTGATTTCCTGACCTGTTTGTCCTAATTAACCGGACTGATTGCGCCACGATCCACTGGGTCGGAGGTGAATGGTTAGGGTGATTTACATTAAAACCGTTGCGTGGTCGCTTGGTTGTATGCTATTGGCGATAATGTATAGTTTCCATAGCAGATTAATTAATGTGGTGACATAACTTAATTTGCCCGAGCCTGCCTACTGTTAATCTTCTAGGCCTGCAGCTTAGGGCGTATTTACCTAAACTAAGCAATGTAGCACTGCGAGCCCGAATCCTTCACGCAGAGCATAGACTAGCAGGGATGGCTGCATAACATGATACGCATTAAGCGCTTTATATACTTGAATAGTTAAAATCTCTGAAAGATAAGAGCTGCCACAATAGGCACAAAAAAGCGCACGGCGCGGTAGACATGTCTTTAACACATTGCGACAGGACATGGATTACATTCATATCGCGCAGTAGCACTCTCACAAACAAACTATTAAACACTAGACGCGGTAGTTCTACAAAAAGTCTCCTCCGATTGGCAGCGATCGAGGGGACAGTAACGACCTGAGACAAGAAATACGTTAGATTTCAGTCAATCCAACGGCGCCTGGCATATTAACCTAGAGCCCACTCCCCACCAAGCCAGGAACAGGATCAACCCGATAGACCCTGACTTATCCACTGACGATCCTTCCAGGTACCACGGTCCTGATATCGTTCGGTTGGTCGGATATCGCGCTCTTCCGCATGTGATCGGCATAACGTCGGAGAATTATTTGCGCGATGGAATAGGGATCGACGAACTATGCAGAATGGTTCGGTCATTCGTATAAAGCGTAACGGGCGTCTTGTAGGTACAATGTCGGTCAATTGACTGATCGTCAGCCTCAAACAGTCTTCAATATGCTCTCGAAACTCCTTCTCCTTACCGCTGCGCTGTCACAGCTTGTCCAGGGCGGTCTCATTCGTCGAGAGTCCATCGATCATGACAAGGTGGTGGGATTCCCTGAGACAGTTCCCTCTGGGGCTATTGGCGATGTGTACAAGGCGTATCAGCCGTTGCTGAAAGTTGTTAATGGTTGTGTTCCCTTCCCTGCCGTGGATGCTCAGGGAAACACCAAGTAAGCAAGACAGACGGTATTCCCTATAACTATAGGATCAAGCATACTAAGTACATATAGCGGCGGTCTCGACATCTCGGGCTCCAACGACGGCGACTGCTCCAAGAGTGACGGACAAGTCTACGTCCGGGGCGGGAAGTCCGGTGACAAGTACGCCCTCATGTACTCGTGGTATTTCCCCAAGGACCAGGCCGCGCCCGGCATGGGACACCGCCACGATTGGGAGGGAGTGATCGTTTGGATCTCCGACCCGGCCAAGACATCCGCGGACAACATCCTGGCCGTGTGTCCGTCCGGCCATGGCAAATGGGATTGCTCGACGGATGGCTACACGCTTCAGGAAACACATCCGTTGATCAAGTATTACAGTGTCTGGCCTGTGAACCACCAGTGCGGTCTCACAAATGAGGCTGGTGGATCCCAGCCGCTGATTGCTTATGAGAGTTTGCCAGAGCCTGCGAAGAATGCGTTGGAGACTGTGGACTTTGTCAAGGCGAATGTGCCGTTTAAGGAGGAGAATTGGGCTGAGAATCTGGGGAAGGCTACTTTCTAAATACTGTGAAGGCTTCGCGTGATTGAGGCATATGTATAGGATAGAGTTCACGTCACATACATAATGTTTATATTGGGGACAACCCATTGTATATAGCTCTTCTGAGGATAACATGTTCTGAGAAACAATTTTGTTGAATGTTGGCTGGTATTGTGACATCCACCTCAGTAACTCTGTTATTACTATATCTCGTCAGTCTTAATACTATATCTTTCCTTGTGTTACGTCATGAATGAGCACTGCAAGTAATGGACATGAACTGGTATACACGAAGTTATAGTTATTGACGCCAGGGTCACATATCATCCTTGGCTGACATTCCGTTTTACATCATTAACAAAAGCAATCGAGGGTATTTTCGTTGTAGACCCTAAACAATGCAAAGAGCGTCGCAACAACTACTCTTTGATATTCCTCCCTTGATTGACAGTTAGCTATGGCGATGTAACTTGCctccactactactaccaacTACCATAGAGGAAGATGCCCTCGCATTGTGTAATATGTTAGCTTGAGTGTGGTGACTTATCTCGCCACTGGGCCTAGTACATAGATCGTCAGAGAATTTATCAGTGAATTATTAATCATGGTATTCTTCACGAGAGGGAAAACTCGTACGAAGGTTTAGAGCGCAAGCAATTCAATACGCGTGTAGGATATGTTGGACCAGTACAACAGTAGTAGTCAATTGAGGCCGTGGCTCATATGAGCCCACGGAAAGAATCTATAATACAGGTTTCTAAAGCATTCCGATTTCCCTTCGGCGCACACAATATTTG
Proteins encoded in this window:
- a CDS encoding uncharacterized protein (predicted protein), whose amino-acid sequence is MIPRPSTLRSTPSWPPRSSTRSWLPALPTSPRTFTLTSTSPRWMIAPASTTTSDDVETCSNDKRLPTETKVTGSGCYVSISVGNASNKRDANAAVQGEVLNKLGDFLTCLS